One Rhodothermales bacterium genomic window carries:
- a CDS encoding ThuA domain-containing protein, protein MLLLVLLGSMPAMPALAQPRILAYSRTAVFRHDSIPAGLAALQAMAQNDDWRLTATEDPAYFVDDSLAVFDAVIFLNTTGDVLDASQQAAFERFIRAGGGFVGVHAAADTEYDWPWYGALVGAYFAGHPEIQSGRIVVADGVHPSTDGLPERWTRTDEWYNYQRNPRGAVHVLATLDETTYNGGSMGFDHPIAWCQTFQGGRSWYTGGGHTAETYAEPHYIAHLSAGIRWAAGLVGGDCEATQQGRLVKQVLDAAVSSPMELAVAPDGAVFFVEREGRLKRYDPASASTSLVAQLEVSTVQEDGLLGIALDPDFAG, encoded by the coding sequence ATGCTGCTGCTTGTCCTGCTCGGGTCCATGCCAGCGATGCCGGCACTGGCGCAGCCCCGTATCCTGGCCTACTCGCGCACGGCCGTCTTCAGGCACGACTCCATCCCCGCCGGCCTCGCGGCCCTGCAAGCCATGGCCCAGAACGACGACTGGCGCCTCACCGCCACCGAGGACCCGGCCTATTTTGTAGACGACAGCCTGGCGGTCTTCGACGCCGTCATCTTTCTGAACACCACCGGCGACGTGCTCGATGCCTCCCAGCAGGCGGCTTTCGAGCGCTTCATCCGGGCCGGTGGCGGCTTCGTGGGCGTCCACGCGGCGGCGGACACGGAGTACGACTGGCCCTGGTACGGCGCACTCGTCGGGGCCTATTTCGCCGGCCACCCGGAGATCCAGTCCGGCCGCATCGTCGTGGCCGACGGCGTCCACCCATCGACGGACGGCCTGCCCGAGCGCTGGACGCGGACGGACGAGTGGTACAACTACCAGCGCAACCCCCGCGGCGCGGTGCATGTGCTGGCGACGCTGGATGAAACGACCTACAATGGCGGATCGATGGGGTTCGATCATCCCATCGCATGGTGCCAGACGTTTCAGGGCGGTCGCTCGTGGTATACGGGCGGCGGCCACACGGCCGAGACCTACGCCGAGCCCCACTACATCGCACACCTCTCCGCCGGCATCCGGTGGGCGGCCGGCCTGGTCGGGGGCGACTGTGAGGCCACCCAGCAAGGCCGGCTCGTCAAACAGGTGCTCGATGCCGCCGTATCCTCCCCGATGGAACTGGCCGTCGCCCCCGATGGCGCGGTGTTTTTTGTCGAGCGCGAGGGGCGATTGAAACGGTACGACCCGGCGTCGGCGTCGACCTCCCTGGTAGCGCAGCTCGAAGTGTCGACGGTGCAGGAGGACGGGCTCCTCGGGATTGCGCTCGATCCCGACTTCGCCGGC